The nucleotide sequence TTTCCAGCAGCTTTCATAATATCATCAAGAGGTCTTTGTATACCGTCAAAAATGCTACCAATCAGCCCGGGTCCTAGTTCCACACTGAGAGGCATACCTGTAGTCACAACAGGCGTTCCCGGACCAAGACCCGAAGTTTCTTCATATACCTGAACCGAGGCTTTATCACCGTGCATCTCAATTATTTCGCCGATTAGATGCTGTTCTCCAACTCTGACAACATCATACATATTACATTCTTTCATTCCCTCTGCTATTACCAAAGGTCCGGCAACTTTTTTAATTATTCCTTTCGCCATATTCAACACTTCCTATTTATCATTTTAGTCATTAAATATAATATCTGAACCGACAGCTTTCTCTACTGACTTCCTTACCCCTAGTATGCCGCTACCCGTATTTCCGGATACTCCGGGTATCATTATAACAGCAGGAAGGATAGACTCCGTATATTTTTCTATCTCATCAGCTACATATTCCGAAGCTTTTTCAGTAATATAAATTACAGCAAACTTTCCGCTGGATGCAAGCTGTTTAAATATTTTTCTGCATTCATCACGCGTATCTGTAAAATAAGTGTCAAGCCCCAAAGTTCCGAACCCGGCAACGCTGTCCTTATCTCCGATAACAGCAACATTATACATAGAGATCACGTATCCTTTCTCTAATCAATTCATCCGGAAGATTATTCTTTTTACCGGACAAAATAATTTGAACTGCTTTAAGCTCATTTTGTTTTGCCAATATATATGAAAATATAGGTGCGACAGTAAAAGGATTTGATTTTTGACTTTTGATTAAATCCATAATCTTATTATCAGTCCATTTTTCAAATTCTGACATTGACACACTGAGTTTCTCTGCCGCTTCTTTATAACTTGTATGTTCGAGATATTTATATACATCATTTATGCTTTTTCCGGCTGCCGCAGCTAAAGTATCAACATCTAAAGTTTCACATTCGGCTAAAGCCCGCTGCATAAACCCTTTAGATTTTTTTGTCAATGCACCTCTGGCGGCAATTTTAATATCACTGAGCGCCACAAAAAGTTCAGCATAATCTTTTATAATAGATATGTCGGAAGCTGTTCCCTCGCTTAATATAGTCTCAAGACAACGTCTGTCAATATAAATATCGCACTCCTGTCCGTCTCCCGTCTCAGCAAACTTCTCAGTCGCTTCAACTGCAGTTTCTGAAAG is from Monoglobus pectinilyticus and encodes:
- a CDS encoding V-type ATP synthase subunit F, translating into MYNVAVIGDKDSVAGFGTLGLDTYFTDTRDECRKIFKQLASSGKFAVIYITEKASEYVADEIEKYTESILPAVIMIPGVSGNTGSGILGVRKSVEKAVGSDIIFND
- a CDS encoding V-type ATPase subunit; the protein is MVEQYTYAVSRIHARELDLLSSSDLEQLLICPDFETALKYLTEKGYGIKDNYRSFEELEKDETEKMWELINELIPDKTPFETLLRQIDFHNLKAAIKSVFTAEEAEGYFLRGGIVEPQVILNAVKIKNYSELPEFLSETAVEATEKFAETGDGQECDIYIDRRCLETILSEGTASDISIIKDYAELFVALSDIKIAARGALTKKSKGFMQRALAECETLDVDTLAAAAGKSINDVYKYLEHTSYKEAAEKLSVSMSEFEKWTDNKIMDLIKSQKSNPFTVAPIFSYILAKQNELKAVQIILSGKKNNLPDELIRERIRDLYV